The following is a genomic window from Clostridium fungisolvens.
TGGTGTAGTTTTAGCATAATTATTTCAGGACGTTACCTTTAATTATACTGCTCAGAAACCGCTAATAAATTTGGTTATAAGACTAAGCAAAAATTAAACTTTAATAAATGTACCTGTTATAAATTCCTGTAACACCGTTAATATTAAAATATTACTAATAATCAATTATAAAATTTCAATGAGGTTATTATGGACATAAATAAAATTTTACATGTTGCTACCTTCGCTGGCCAAATTATACTAGAGAGCGGTGGCGAAACTTACAGAGTTGAAGAAACCATTTGGAGAATATGCAAAGCTTTCGGAGTAGAATATGCTGAAAGTTTTGTTACACCAACAGGTATAATGTCTTCTGTTTCAGACGAAAATCATGAAACAACCTCTCTTATAAAGAGAATCCATAGAAGAACTGTTAACCTAGAAAAAATCTCTAGAGTTAATGATCTTTCCAGAAATATAAAAACTTTAAATCTTACAGTTGATCAATTTTATAACGAGCTTATCAATATTGAGAATGGAAAAAGATATAGCGCTCCTGTAACCATATTTTTCTCTGCCTTAGGTGCTGCTGCATTTTCCATATTATTTGGGGGAAATATTAAGGATTTTGTTTCTGCCTTTATCATTGGAGTTATCATAAAGTTATTTTCAAATCTCTGCAGTGAACTTAGCATAAATGACTTCTTTATTAATAGTATAAGCGGCTCTATAGTTGCAGGTATGGCTCTAATTTTAGTTAGTGAAGGTATAGGTTCCAACGTAGATAAGGTTATAATAGGTTCAGTAATGTTACTAGTCCCAGGTCTAGCTATAACAAATGCTATACGAGATACAATTGCTGGCGACTTAGTTTCTGGACTTACACGAGCTGCCGAAGCATTCTTAATAGCTATTTCTATCGCTGTTGGCACCGGTGTTGTGCTTATTCTTTGGTTTAATAAGTTTGGGGGTATATAATATGTTGTTTAAAGAAACTATAGCGGCTTTTATTGCTACCTTCGGATTTGGTATAATCTTTAATATAAAAGGAAAAAACTTAATTTTTTCTTCTATCGGTGGTATGATAAGCTGGATAATTTACAAACTTGCTCTGCAGAAAACTGGTTCAGATATAGCTGGTTTATTTATTTCATCAATTGTATTCAGTGCTTATTCTGAAGCATGTGCTAGAATACTTAAAACTCCAGTTACAACAATAGTTATTTGTGCACTCATACCTCTTGTACCAGGCGGAGGAATGTATTATACAATGTACGAAGCTATTAGAGGGGATATGAATAAATCTTTTCAAACTTTAGCTACAACTTTAGCAAGCGCTGGAACGTTAGCACTTGGAGTAATATTTGTTTCAACAATTACGAGGTTGATCAGTTCTGCTAGACATCATTATATGGAGATAGTGGATAAAAACAGAAGACCTTATTGACTTAAATCACCAAAAATAGGCATCCCCTAAGGAATGCCTATTTTTTATTAATTATTTTTATCAAATTACTTCATAAAGGTATTGATTGTCTTAATCAACTGCTGTAGACCTTCTTCTGCTTCTGAATCATTTGGAATACCCATACAATTTCTAGCATAATCCTCTATAATTAATGCACCAACTTTATTTATAGCTGCTCTAATGGCTGCTATTTGTATAAGAACGTCAGGGCAACATACATTTTTATCTATCATTCCATGAATACCTTTAACCTGACCTTCTATTCTTCTTAGCCTTACTAATATATCCTTTTTAAGTTTCTCACTTTTTTCATCTACAACATCATCAATTATTTCATCCATAATATATCACTCCTGTTAGTATACCAGTATACGGTATATATTGTATCATCTGCC
Proteins encoded in this region:
- a CDS encoding threonine/serine exporter family protein is translated as MDINKILHVATFAGQIILESGGETYRVEETIWRICKAFGVEYAESFVTPTGIMSSVSDENHETTSLIKRIHRRTVNLEKISRVNDLSRNIKTLNLTVDQFYNELINIENGKRYSAPVTIFFSALGAAAFSILFGGNIKDFVSAFIIGVIIKLFSNLCSELSINDFFINSISGSIVAGMALILVSEGIGSNVDKVIIGSVMLLVPGLAITNAIRDTIAGDLVSGLTRAAEAFLIAISIAVGTGVVLILWFNKFGGI
- a CDS encoding threonine/serine exporter family protein, whose amino-acid sequence is MLFKETIAAFIATFGFGIIFNIKGKNLIFSSIGGMISWIIYKLALQKTGSDIAGLFISSIVFSAYSEACARILKTPVTTIVICALIPLVPGGGMYYTMYEAIRGDMNKSFQTLATTLASAGTLALGVIFVSTITRLISSARHHYMEIVDKNRRPY
- a CDS encoding metal-sensitive transcriptional regulator; amino-acid sequence: MDEIIDDVVDEKSEKLKKDILVRLRRIEGQVKGIHGMIDKNVCCPDVLIQIAAIRAAINKVGALIIEDYARNCMGIPNDSEAEEGLQQLIKTINTFMK